The following coding sequences lie in one Melopsittacus undulatus isolate bMelUnd1 chromosome 9, bMelUnd1.mat.Z, whole genome shotgun sequence genomic window:
- the SNAPC5 gene encoding snRNA-activating protein complex subunit 5, which translates to MLSRLQELRREEETLLRVKAALREQLTRLRVEELALQSMIRSREENGTVPSSTAAEEVQKALGQMDNEAAINQTELHLSLQDHGEEEEEEEESDS; encoded by the exons ATGCTGAGCCGGCTGCAGGAGCTGCGCCGGGAGGAGGAGACGCTGCTGAGAGTGAAGGCGGCGCTGAGAGAGCAGCTCACGAGGCTCAGG GTGGAAGAGCTGGCCCTGCAGTCCATGATCAGGTCCAGAGAGGAGAACGGGACCGTCCCTtcctccacagcagcagaggaggttCAAAAG GCTCTTGGGCAGATGGACAACGAGGCTGCCATCAACCAAACCGAGTTACACTTAAGTCTTCAAGATcatggagaggaggaagaggaggaggaggaatctGATTCTTGA
- the MAP2K1 gene encoding dual specificity mitogen-activated protein kinase kinase 1, protein MPKKKPGPIQLNPAPDGSAVNGTSSAETNLEALQKKLEELELDEQQRKRLEAFLTQKQKVGELKDDDFEKISELGAGNGGVVFKVSHKPSGLIMARKLIHLEIKPAIRNQIIRELQVLHECNSPYIVGFYGAFYSDGEISICMEHMDGGSLDQVLKKAGRIPEQILGKVSIAVIKGLTYLREKHKIMHRDVKPSNILVNSRGEIKLCDFGVSGQLIDSMANSFVGTRSYMSPERLQGTHYSVQSDIWSMGLSLVEMAIGRYPIPPPDSKELELMFGCPVEGDSPVTETSPRQRTPGRPVSSYGPDSRPPMAIFELLDYIVNEPPPKLPNGVFGSEFQDFVNKCLIKNPAERADLKQLMIHAFIKRSEAEEVDFAGWLCSTIGLNQPSTPTHAAGV, encoded by the exons GACAAATTTGGAAGCACTTCAGAAGAAGCTGGAAGAACTAGAGTTGGATGAGCAGCAACGAAAGCGCCTTGAAGCTTTCCTTACCCAGAAACAAAAGGTTGGAGAGCTGAAAGATGATGACTTTGAGAAGATCAGTGAGCTGGGAGCAGGAAACGGTGGTGTGGTCTTCAAAGTATCTCACAAACCTTCTGGTCTCATAATGGCAAGAAAG CTAATTCATCTAGAGATCAAGCCAGCTATTCGAAACCAGATCATCCGGGAGCTGCAAGTTCTCCATGAGTGCAACTCTCCTTACATAGTGGGCTTTTATGGAGCTTTCTACAGTGATGGAGAAATCAGCATTTGCATGGAACACATG GATGGTGGCTCCTTGGATCAAGTACTGAAAAAGGCTGGAAGAATTCCTGAGCAGATACTGGGCAAAGTTAGCATTGCG GTAATAAAAGGACTCACATACCTGagagaaaagcataaaataatgCACAGAG ATGTTAAACCTTCTAACATTCTGGTGAACTCTAGAGGGGAAATAAAGCTTTGTGATTTTGGTGTCAGTGGACAACTGATAGATTCTATGGCAAACTCATTTGTTGGCACACGCTCCTACATGTCT CCGGAAAGACTACAGGGAACTCACTACTCAGTGCAGTCGGATATCTGGAGCATGGGGCTGTCACTGGTGGAAATGGCTATTGGCAGATACCCGATTCCTCCTCCTGACTCTAAGGAGCTTGAATTAATGTTTGGCTGCCCTGTAGAGGGAGATTCACCAGTCACAGAGACCTCACCCAGGCAAAGAACACCTGGTCGACCAGTGAGCT CCTATGGACCAGACAGCAGGCCCCCAATGGCAATCTTTGAGCTTCTTGATTACATCGTCAACGAG ccACCTCCAAAACTGCCCAATGGTGTTTTTGGTTCGGAATTCCAAGATTTTGTTAACAAATG tttaattaaaaatcctGCTGAGAGAGCCGACTTGAAGCAGCTGATG ATTCACGCTTTCATTAAGAGATCTGAAGCGGAGGAGGTGGATTTTGCAGGGTGGCTCTGTTCAACCATAGGCCTTAACCAACCAAGCACCCCCACACATGCTGCTGGAGTCTGA